A single genomic interval of Polynucleobacter necessarius harbors:
- the glnE gene encoding bifunctional [glutamate--ammonia ligase]-adenylyl-L-tyrosine phosphorylase/[glutamate--ammonia-ligase] adenylyltransferase yields MNEFSQQIAFLEQHSTYVRRWLSAHPEWIEWLRTQGQKKVDVPEMKRLLEECQIGLLSNMLDEADWMSNLRLVRQRLMLWVAFRDLNGMADLQEVTHALSHFAELAVSASIAFVREDLKNRFGLPWSNTTQYEMPLMVVGMGKLGGLELNLSSDIDLIFLYEHEGETTGGPKSLSNHEWFTRMGKRLIKLLAEHDANGFVFRVDMRLRPNGDSGPLVCSLDMLEEYLLVQGREWERYAWIKGRLIAPLSDSPDFAHSQKELEQLIRPFVYRRHLDYGVIASIRDLHAQIQAEAEKRSSRHQGRSRDIKLGRGGIREIEFLAQMFQLMRGGTDPRFRVRPSLEVLELVRQCGILPADEVKLLHEAYIFLRRLEHRIQVWDDQQTHYLPEDEEARSRLAVSMLGQGAQANGLMAELERHQNSVAQLFEKAFLLDDGARLEIRPLALGWAHNQTFFPRSCARWESWVDSSKQKQLPEKSRLIFDNLMCKAVERLQTDGYTSAHADQILLRFFDLLEAIARRSAYLSILAEYPRALSNVLDLLKSSQWGAQYLTRHPHLLDHLLHSQSERALIEEPEKYWSDVRSTLNIQLDDVMAEGDGSEQAMDILRVTHHNETFITLLTDLGIGVPHALPVEQVSDHLSALADLILQTTFERIWPSVAKKFDLPADAHSPFAVIAYGKLGGKELGYASDLDIIFLYQADESDDAAQEIYALLATRMINWLTAFTSTGSLFEIDTRLRPNGAAGFLVTNADAFKKYQLREGDNAAWVWEHQALTRARFSAGDPSVGAFFDSVRSEVLSQQRNIEQLRAEILEMRRKVHAGHPNANSAFDLKHDAGGMVDIEFIVQFLVLVYAHQHPKLIGNLGNIALLHIASEVGLITQEAARCVGDAYRLLRARQHRLRLDGVEKSRVDLENEPELLAARDAVQALWLEIFNAPSHIT; encoded by the coding sequence ATGAATGAATTTTCCCAACAAATTGCATTTTTAGAGCAGCATTCGACTTATGTGCGACGTTGGCTAAGCGCGCACCCCGAATGGATAGAGTGGCTTCGCACTCAGGGTCAAAAAAAGGTTGATGTACCGGAAATGAAGCGATTACTCGAGGAATGTCAGATTGGTCTTCTATCCAATATGCTGGATGAGGCTGACTGGATGTCCAATTTACGTTTGGTAAGACAGCGTTTGATGTTGTGGGTGGCATTTCGAGATTTAAATGGAATGGCCGACCTGCAAGAGGTGACTCACGCGCTAAGCCATTTTGCTGAATTGGCTGTTTCCGCTTCCATTGCTTTTGTTCGGGAAGACCTCAAAAATCGTTTCGGCCTACCTTGGAGCAACACCACTCAATATGAGATGCCGCTGATGGTTGTGGGTATGGGTAAGTTGGGTGGCCTGGAATTAAATCTCTCGTCCGATATCGATTTAATATTTTTATATGAGCATGAGGGCGAGACTACGGGCGGACCTAAGAGTTTGTCTAATCACGAATGGTTTACTCGGATGGGTAAGCGACTGATTAAGCTGCTTGCTGAGCATGATGCAAATGGATTTGTGTTCCGGGTAGATATGCGTCTTCGCCCCAATGGGGATTCAGGGCCGTTGGTATGTAGCTTGGATATGCTGGAGGAATATCTCTTGGTTCAGGGAAGGGAGTGGGAGCGTTATGCCTGGATTAAAGGCAGATTAATTGCCCCACTTTCCGATTCTCCCGATTTTGCCCACTCTCAAAAGGAGCTTGAGCAGCTGATTCGTCCTTTTGTGTATCGCAGGCATTTGGACTATGGTGTCATTGCCTCTATTCGCGACTTGCATGCGCAGATTCAAGCGGAAGCGGAAAAGCGATCCTCTCGGCATCAGGGTCGCTCGCGCGACATCAAGCTGGGGCGTGGCGGCATTCGAGAGATTGAATTTTTGGCGCAAATGTTCCAACTGATGAGGGGTGGTACAGATCCTCGGTTTAGAGTGCGCCCAAGTCTAGAAGTGCTTGAGCTTGTTCGGCAATGCGGCATTTTGCCCGCCGACGAAGTGAAGTTATTGCATGAGGCTTATATTTTTTTGCGGCGCTTAGAGCATCGCATACAAGTTTGGGATGACCAGCAAACCCACTACCTTCCAGAGGATGAAGAGGCGCGTTCGCGTTTGGCGGTTTCAATGCTAGGTCAAGGAGCGCAGGCTAATGGATTGATGGCCGAATTAGAGCGTCATCAAAATAGCGTGGCTCAGTTATTTGAGAAAGCGTTTTTGCTCGACGATGGTGCGCGTCTTGAAATTAGGCCATTGGCTTTGGGCTGGGCTCATAATCAAACATTCTTTCCCCGCTCATGTGCTCGCTGGGAGTCGTGGGTAGATAGTTCAAAGCAAAAACAATTACCTGAAAAAAGTCGTTTAATTTTCGATAACTTGATGTGCAAAGCGGTAGAGCGACTACAAACTGATGGCTATACCTCTGCCCATGCCGATCAAATCCTATTGCGCTTCTTTGATTTGCTTGAGGCGATAGCCAGACGTAGCGCCTACTTATCTATTTTGGCTGAGTATCCGAGAGCGCTTTCCAATGTGTTGGATTTATTGAAGTCGTCTCAATGGGGTGCGCAATATCTCACGCGCCATCCCCACTTGCTTGATCACTTGTTGCACTCTCAATCCGAAAGGGCGCTGATTGAGGAGCCCGAGAAGTATTGGAGTGACGTGCGATCCACTCTCAACATCCAACTTGATGATGTGATGGCTGAGGGTGATGGCTCTGAGCAAGCAATGGATATTTTGCGAGTGACTCATCACAATGAAACCTTTATTACGTTGCTAACCGATCTTGGTATTGGCGTTCCGCACGCCTTGCCGGTAGAGCAGGTGAGCGACCATTTATCCGCTTTAGCAGATTTAATCCTGCAAACTACCTTTGAGCGTATCTGGCCTAGCGTGGCGAAGAAATTTGATCTGCCTGCTGATGCGCATTCACCGTTTGCTGTTATTGCTTATGGCAAGTTGGGGGGTAAAGAGCTCGGTTATGCATCTGATTTAGACATTATCTTTTTATATCAAGCGGATGAATCGGATGACGCAGCTCAAGAAATTTACGCTTTGCTAGCTACGCGGATGATTAATTGGCTCACCGCGTTTACGTCCACCGGCAGCTTATTTGAAATTGATACTCGTCTTCGCCCCAATGGCGCAGCTGGATTTTTAGTAACCAATGCTGACGCTTTTAAAAAGTATCAACTTCGCGAAGGGGATAACGCGGCGTGGGTTTGGGAACATCAAGCTCTCACTAGAGCTCGTTTCTCGGCTGGCGATCCAAGCGTGGGAGCATTCTTTGATTCAGTTCGCTCTGAAGTCTTAAGTCAGCAGAGAAATATTGAGCAGCTTCGAGCGGAAATTTTGGAGATGCGTCGTAAAGTCCATGCAGGACATCCCAATGCTAATTCCGCATTTGATTTGAAGCATGACGCTGGCGGTATGGTGGATATTGAATTTATCGTGCAGTTCCTGGTGCTGGTCTATGCTCACCAGCACCCAAAACTGATTGGTAATCTTGGCAATATTGCTTTGTTGCATATCGCTAGTGAGGTGGGTTTGATTACTCAAGAGGCCGCACGATGTGTTGGCGATGCTTATCGCCTCCTTAGAGCGAGACAACATCGCCTGCGCTTGGATGGTGTGGAAAAATCCCGCGTCGATTTAGAGAATGAACCCGAACTCCTTGCCGCGAGAGATGCTGTGCAAGCCCTTTGGTTGGAGATATTTAACGCCCCATCTCATATTACCTAG